ATTCGCTAAAAACTGTGCGACAGGTTTGCCAAACAGAATCAAACTCGCATCCAACAACAACAGCAATGTGAACCAATTGCGTCCACGAATTAACTCTGCAACCCACTGGGCAAATGTGGCGAGGGTTTCTGTCAATTTTTGGATTTCTTCTGGAGGGGAAGGCGGCGGAGATTTTTCTTCCGTCATAATTGCAAGATAATTCTACATTGGCTGTATGTACCAAACAGCCGCGAATCGCTTGGCTTTATCCTAACCCAACCGTATTAGTCGATAATTGCCTGAATTCCGATCAAAAAGAGATTAGTGAGTGGCATCGCTGAGAATAAGCAACAAAAGAGGGTATTCTTTCACCCATTGACAGCCAAATTAAACAGGACTTTTCGACAATCCCGTACCGATTACACAAGCACTCTCCAAATTCGCCCCTTCCAAATTGGTTCCTTCCAACTCAGCACAAAGCAAATTTGCCCCCGCTAAATTCGCACCTCTCAAATTCGCGCCGCGTAAATCCGTTTCTTCCAAATTGGCTTCGCTCAAACTCGCTCCCTGTAAATCCGCTTGGGCGAGGTTTGCCCCTTTGAGGTTCGTGCTGTTGAGATTCGCACCGCGTAAATCTGCACCGCGCAAATCAACACCCTGGAGGTTAACTCCTGTTAAGTTTGTGCCACTCAAAAAAGCTCCCGCAAAAGAGGCTTGCACTAACTTCGCGCCCATTAAATTAGCACCTCGCAGGTTGCTTCCGCGTAAGTCTGCATGACTCAAGTCCGCCTGCATTAAATTCGCCCCTAGAAAATTGGCGCGCAAGTCCGCTTGCTGTAAATTTGCGCCTAATAAATTCGCGCCATCGAGGCGAGCGCTTTTCAAGTTAGAGCCGGAAAAATCGGTGCCAACCAAGTTAGCGCCTGCGAGGTTCAGTTTTTCTAATTGACTTTCTGATAAGTCTTCATCTTCTAAATCGACACCGGGAAGTTGTTTGTGTTTTCCCGCTCGAATTGCTTCTATATCCATAGGACGCTCTGGGTTCTTTTTTAATTAGAAGTTGAGGGATGCAATTGACTTACATTCCCATAATTTCATACCCTGCATCGACGTAGAGAACTTGCCCCGTAATCCCACTGGCTAAATCGCTACAGAGAAAGGCTGCGGCGTTACCAACTTCCGTTTGGGTTACCGTTCGTTTCAGGGGAGCAATTTCTTCAACGTGATGAATCATATCGAGGATACCGCCCACGGCAGAAGATGCCAGGGTGCGAATGGGCCCTGCTGAGATGGCATTGACGCGAATATTACTCGATCCCAGTTCTGAGGCGAGATAGCGAACGCTCATTTCTAATGCAGCTTTGGCAACGCCCATGACATTGTAGTTGGGAATGACTTTAACGCCGCCGAGATAGCTGAGGGTGACGATCGCGCCGCCTTCATTCATGAGGGGCTTTGCGGCTTTAGCCAAGCGAGTTAGGGAATAACTACTAATCTCCAAAGCAGTGGAAAAACCGGCTCTCGATGTGGCGCTGAATTCGCCCGATAAATCATCTTTGTTGGCAAAAGCAAGACAGTGGATGAGAATATCAAATTTTCCCCACTTTTCCCCTAGGCTTGCAAAAAGCGCATCGATTTGCTCGTCATTTTGCACGTTGCAGGGGAGAAAAATAGTAGGATGAAGGGGTTCGACTAATTCGCGAACTTTTTTTTCAAAGCGCCCCTTTTCATCGGGTAAATAGGTTACGCCTAGTTCTGCACCTGCTTGATGGAGTTGTTGGGCAATGCCCCAAGCAATAGAGCGGTTGTTGGCAATTCCAGTGACGAGGGCTTTTTTTCCGGTCAAATTCAGCATAAGTTGTTGAAGGAAATTCTGAGTCAAAATTACAAACTTGACTAAAATTTCTATTTTGTTGAGATGAGTTTGGTTTTCATTACCCAGGATAATTCTACCATTCGACTTACCAAAAATTTGGAGTCCAAAGCCTCGCCCTTACAGGGAGAACGCACGGGCTTTTGGGTCTGGATCGCTCTTGTCTTCAAAAATGCTGAGGAATGTTTAAGCGTTTGAGTTAAGGGAATTAACCTCGTGCTAGAGTAAGGCAATTTGTTGAAAAAGCGTCAGAAAGTTGTTTCAATTAGCTTTTCTTCTTGGCGTTCGTCCTTGGTCGATCGCGAAATCCCATAAGTTTTTTTCAATTGTGTAATGGAACTGTCCGTATCCCAAGATAAACCCCTTGCTTCTGTGTTTCGCCAAATCGGTGGTGGAGCGTTTCCCCCGGTTGTTGAAAATTGCGAGCGGGGTAAGACGATATTTTTCCCTGGAGATCCCGCAGAACGGGTTTACTTTTTATTGAAAGGGGCGGTGAAGCTGTCGCGCGTTTACGAGGCAGGAGAAGAGATTACAGTCGCGCTATTGCGCGAGAATAGCGTTTTCGGCGTTTTGTCGCTGATTACGGGGCAACATTCGGATCGCTTTTATCATGCGGTTGCGTTTACGCCTGTTGAGTTTCTTTCTGCGCCGATCGATCAGGTGGAAAAAGCCCTCAGTGAAAATCCGGAGTTATCGATGTTGATGCTCCAAGGACTCTCTTCGCGAATTTTGCAAACGGAGATGATGATTGAAACCCTGGCGCATCGGGACATGGGATCGCGGTTGGTGAGCTTTTTGTTGATTCTCTGTCGGGATTTTGGCATTCCTACCCCGGAAGGGATTCGCATCGATCTGAAGCTGTCTCATCAGGCGATCGCGGAAGCGATTGGTTCGACTCGCGTCACGGTGACTCGCCTCCTGGGAGATTTGCGTCAAGAAGATATGATCTCGATTCACAAGAAAAAAATCACGGTTCACAATCCTGTTGCTCTAAGCCAGCAGTTTACTTAGAGTACCGCAAATAAAAAGTTGTTCAATCGCGTCAGACAGACAGGGAGCTGGGGAAGCTGGGGGAGCTGGGGTGAGGAAGAAACGGCATGGGATAGTTTATTGATTGGAGTTTACTTAGTAGAATTTTTGCAGCACATCTACTTCAAAGGAAAAAAGACAATAGATTTCAAGCTGCTGACTTGAGTGGGTAGTTATGGATAACTGAGGTTGATGTGTATTATCTAGAAGCCTTGATAGCCCTCACTCCCAACTCTGGGAGAGGGGAGATAGATACAGTAGAATGTGGGTCAGAAGCTCCTAATCCGCATTAAGCGTAGCTGATAACTGATGACTGAAGCGAGCAACGGCACATTGGGGACATTAAATCGATGGTAACCAGCGCTGCTGTATTACTTGCAGCGATTCTAGTTCTAGGCGGTTTACTCGCGGTATTGGGCGATCGCTTAGGCACAAAAGTGGGGAAAGCGCGACTGCGATTGTTTGGGTTGCGTCCCCGCCAAACGGCAACGGTAGTCACGATCCTGACGGGAACGGCGATCGCGGCATCAACTCTGAGTCTCCTTTTTGCTTTTAGCAAACCCTTGCGTCAGGGGGTTTTTGAGATTGATGACATCCTTGCAGAAGTGCGAAAGGCGCAGGGGGATTTAGAAAATACGAGACAGGAAAAAACGAGGGTCGAACAGGAACTCGGTCGAGTGACTCAGGAAAAGAGTCAGGTGGAGCAGGGATTGCTCAAAGCTCAGGAATTATTTACCAATACGAATCAGCAAGTTTCTGGGTTGAAAACTGAGGTAACGGAGTTACGGCAAGAACGGCAAAAACTCGCACGCGATCGCGAAAACTTGACCCGCGATCGCGCAACTTTGCTCAAACAACGCAACGTCCTACTCGCCCGCCTTCCCAAGCTACAAGGTCGCGTAGAGGTTCAAGAGAAAGAATTGACCCAACGCCGTCAAACCATCGACCAAAAACAAAAACAGATTGCCAAGCAAGATAGGACGTTACAAGAGCGAGAAAAGCGCTTGCAGCAATTACAAATTCAGCGTCAGACGTTGCAGGAAGAGTTGAATCGACGAGATAGTTTAATTAGCGATCGCGATCGCGCGATCTTAGAACTCGATACCGCCATTTCAGGACGCGATCGCGCCTTAAAGGAACGAGAAAAACGACTTGCGCGCCTCGAACAGCACATCGCTCTCCTGCGAGAACGCATTCAAACCCTCAGTCAAAACTACCAGGGGTTGCGCCAAGGAACCCTGGCAATTACGCGCGGTCAAGTGCTGAGTTTTGGCGTGGTTCGCATTGTCGATTCAACTGGAGCGCGCAACGCCATCGATCAACTTTTGCGGGAAGCCAATCGCGCCGCCATTATTGCCACTCAGCGCGATCGTAACGCCACAAACGAGCGGGTAGTCAAAATTTCTCAATCCCAAGTCGAGCAATTAGCGAATCAAATCCGAGACGGTAAAGATTATGTGGTTCGCATTCTTTCTGCGGGCAATTACGTCGAGAGCGAACCCGCAGTTCTGGTATTTGGCGATGTTGCCCTCAACAAAGAACTCTTCAAACCCAATGAAGTTTTAGCTACAATTCCCGTTAAACCCTCGCAAATGACCCCCACGGAGCTGGAAAATCGGTTAGATTTACTCCTGGCACAAGCCCAATCTCGCGCTCGCCGTGCCGGATTGTTGGGGGATATTAAAGTGGGAGAGAGCAACTCCCTGACCACCGTTGCTCAAATTGTCACCCTCAATCAATTTATCGAGCAATTGCAAGATTCCCCAGGGGAAATCGATCGCCTGCAAGCGGTTGTTACGGATACGACCTATACAGCAGGTCCCCTTAAATTAAGGCTTGTGGCGTTGCGCGATGGAAAAGTGACGTTTACGACGCGATTTTAAGAATTATGACCTCAAATGCTCGAAATTCAATGATTTTAGGCTTCGATCCCGGACGAGATAAATGCGGGATTGCCATTATGGGGCGAGAGGGTCAACCGCAGTATCATCAAGTTGTGTCATCCCAAACCGCGATCGCGCGAATTCAAGACCTTTGCCAAC
Above is a window of Lusitaniella coriacea LEGE 07157 DNA encoding:
- the fabI gene encoding enoyl-ACP reductase FabI; its protein translation is MLNLTGKKALVTGIANNRSIAWGIAQQLHQAGAELGVTYLPDEKGRFEKKVRELVEPLHPTIFLPCNVQNDEQIDALFASLGEKWGKFDILIHCLAFANKDDLSGEFSATSRAGFSTALEISSYSLTRLAKAAKPLMNEGGAIVTLSYLGGVKVIPNYNVMGVAKAALEMSVRYLASELGSSNIRVNAISAGPIRTLASSAVGGILDMIHHVEEIAPLKRTVTQTEVGNAAAFLCSDLASGITGQVLYVDAGYEIMGM
- the ntcA gene encoding global nitrogen regulator NtcA, which produces MELSVSQDKPLASVFRQIGGGAFPPVVENCERGKTIFFPGDPAERVYFLLKGAVKLSRVYEAGEEITVALLRENSVFGVLSLITGQHSDRFYHAVAFTPVEFLSAPIDQVEKALSENPELSMLMLQGLSSRILQTEMMIETLAHRDMGSRLVSFLLILCRDFGIPTPEGIRIDLKLSHQAIAEAIGSTRVTVTRLLGDLRQEDMISIHKKKITVHNPVALSQQFT
- a CDS encoding pentapeptide repeat-containing protein is translated as MDIEAIRAGKHKQLPGVDLEDEDLSESQLEKLNLAGANLVGTDFSGSNLKSARLDGANLLGANLQQADLRANFLGANLMQADLSHADLRGSNLRGANLMGAKLVQASFAGAFLSGTNLTGVNLQGVDLRGADLRGANLNSTNLKGANLAQADLQGASLSEANLEETDLRGANLRGANLAGANLLCAELEGTNLEGANLESACVIGTGLSKSPV
- a CDS encoding DUF3084 domain-containing protein, with the protein product MVTSAAVLLAAILVLGGLLAVLGDRLGTKVGKARLRLFGLRPRQTATVVTILTGTAIAASTLSLLFAFSKPLRQGVFEIDDILAEVRKAQGDLENTRQEKTRVEQELGRVTQEKSQVEQGLLKAQELFTNTNQQVSGLKTEVTELRQERQKLARDRENLTRDRATLLKQRNVLLARLPKLQGRVEVQEKELTQRRQTIDQKQKQIAKQDRTLQEREKRLQQLQIQRQTLQEELNRRDSLISDRDRAILELDTAISGRDRALKEREKRLARLEQHIALLRERIQTLSQNYQGLRQGTLAITRGQVLSFGVVRIVDSTGARNAIDQLLREANRAAIIATQRDRNATNERVVKISQSQVEQLANQIRDGKDYVVRILSAGNYVESEPAVLVFGDVALNKELFKPNEVLATIPVKPSQMTPTELENRLDLLLAQAQSRARRAGLLGDIKVGESNSLTTVAQIVTLNQFIEQLQDSPGEIDRLQAVVTDTTYTAGPLKLRLVALRDGKVTFTTRF